A single window of Zea mays cultivar B73 chromosome 10, Zm-B73-REFERENCE-NAM-5.0, whole genome shotgun sequence DNA harbors:
- the LOC118473508 gene encoding putative nuclease HARBI1, whose translation MTFRMRRHVFLRIMNAVEEHDNYFVQKRNAAGTLGLSCLQKVVAAFRMLAYGVPADALDEYIRIGESTAIESLRKFVVAVVEVFGQEYMRLPNEQDTARLLAIGASRGFPGMLGSIDCMHWSWKNCPTAWHGMYKGHKKEPTIILEAVASKDLWIWHAFFGMPGSHNDINVLQRSPIFARLAEGQGPQVKYNINGHDYSMGYYLADGIYPSWATFVKTIPEPQGNKKKYFAKAQEACRKDVERAFGVLQSRFAIVRGSARLWDEDTLHNIMMACIIMHNMIVEDERDEYGAQYGYNFDDMGQYVCNYDDMGERVTVSYNDVPELNAFIQNYKNIKNKETHYELKADLIEHLWQHHPDLYNIT comes from the exons ATGAC GTTTCGGATGAGGCGACATGTATTCCTTCGTATAATGAATGCTGTTGAGGAACATGACAATTATTTTGTGCAGAAGCGGAATGCAGCCGGTACGCTAGGTCTATCTTGTCTGCAAAAGGTCGTGGCAGCTTTTCGTATGTTAGCTTATGGAGTACCAGCTGATGctttggacgagtacattcgtatCGGTGAGAGTACTGCTATAGAATCTTTGAGAAAGTTTGTTGTAGCTGTTGTTGAGGTATTTGGACAAGAGTACATGAGATTGCCTAATGAACAGGATACCGCTAGGTTGCTTGCAATTGGAGCAAGCAGAGGATTTCCTGGGATGCTTGGATCCATAGATTGTATGCATTGGAGCTGGAAAAATTGTCCTACTGCATGGCATGGGATGTACAAGGGGCATAAAAAGGAGCCTACAATTATACTAGAAGCTGTTGCATCTAAAGATCTTTGGATATGGCATGCCTTTTTTGGCATGCCTGGTTCACACAACGACATCAATGTGCTTCAAAGATCTCCTATAtttgcaagacttgctgaaggacAAGGTCCACAAGTTAAGTACAACATCAATGGACATGATTATTCAATGGGTTATTATTTAGCTGATGGCATATATCCATCGTGGGCAACTTTTGTTAAAACCATTCCAGAGCCTCAAGGTAATAAGAAAAAGTATTTTGCAAAGGCACAAGAAGCATGTCGAAAGGATGTTGAAAGGGCATTTGGGGTTCTACAATCTCGCTTTGCTATAGTTCGTGGGTCGGCTCGTTTGTGGGATGAAGACACACTTCATAATATAATGATGGCTTGCATCATAATGCATAATATGATTGTTGAAGACGAGCGGGATGAGTATGGGGCACAATATGGTTACAACTTCGACGATATGGGACAATATGTTTGTAACTACGACGACATGGGAGAAAGGGTGACAGTTTCATATAATGATGTACCTGAACTTAATGCGTTCATCCAAAATTATAAAAATatcaagaacaaggaaacacactATGAGCTTAAGGCTGACCTGATCGAGCATTTGTGGCAACACCATCCTGATTTATACAATATTACTTAG
- the LOC109942758 gene encoding glutathione S-transferase T2-like — protein MAPPRVGRAAVHGLRVGAGVLDSAYYTDLLVNVVEESQDPTPPIDARSHHGRATAKSTQGRSKNFRDKEDILLVSAWLNVGMDPIQGVDQSHGTLWTRIHEYFNDNKTFESNRSEGSLMNRWSVIQHDVNVFCGCLSRIEARNHSGWLVDDKIANACAMFKAEDPKERKFSYLHCWKILKDKPKWMDRRKEIGNAKKTSCKKQKTLATSPTPFAAPDGPVAVINQDGEQAARPEGKKKEKQKLRQRSTIEAVDYLMEKKKEADHDKELKKEVRCNKAFALQEERIKLEKEKFEFQRQMEEERILGLDLSTMNYKQQQYYERRQNEILGRCFNI, from the exons GTGTTTTGGACTCTGCATATTACACTGATCTACTAGTGAATGTTGTTGAGGAATCTCAAGATCCCACACCTCCTATTGATGCAAGAAGCCATCATGGACGTGCAACAGCCAAGAGTACTCAGGGTAGAAGCAAAAATTTTAGAGACAAGGAGGATATTTTGCTTGTGTCCGCTTGGCTGAATGTGGGCATGGATCCTATTCAAGGAGTTGATCAAAGTCATGGAACACTTTGGACAAGGATACATGAGTATTTCAATGATAACAAGACGTTCGAGTCGAATCGTTCTGAAGGATCTTTGATGAATCGTTGGTCCGTTATACAACATGATGTCAATGTTTTTTGTGGTTGTCTGTCCAGGATTGAGGCTCGAAACCATAGTGGTTGGTTAGTTGATGACAAG ATTGCAAATGCTTGTGCAATGTTCAAGGCCGAAGACCCGAAGGAGAGGAAGTTCTCATACTTGCATTGCTGGAAGATTCTGAAGGACAAGCCCAAGTGGATGGATAGGCGCAAAGAAATTGGCAATGCAAAGAAGACAAGTTGTAAGAAACAGAAGACATTGGCTACTTCTCCTACACCATTTGCCGCTCCAGATGGCCCTGTTGCTGTTATAAATCAGGATGGTGAACAAGCAGCAAGACCTGAGGGTAAGAAGAAAGAGAAACAGAAGCTACGACAACGTTCGACCATAGAAGCAGTGGACTATTTAATGGAAAAGAAGAAAGAAGCTGATCACGATAAAGAGTTGAAGAAAGAAGTGag gtgcaACAAAGCCTTTGCTCTCCAGGAGGAAAGGATCAAATTagagaaagaaaagtttgagttccaAAGACAAATGGAAGAGGAGAGAATTCTTGGTTTGGATTTGAGCACCATGAACTACAAACAACAACAATATTATGAAAGGCGTCAGAATGAGATTCTTGGCAGATGCTTTAATATATAG